CGGGCAAAGGTGGAAGCCGGCGTCAGATTCGTACAGACCCAGCCCGTGTTCGATGTGGAAACGGCCCTGCGGTACCAGGAACGGGTGGTAAAAGAGGGCCTTCCTGTCTACGTACTCTACGGTATTTTGCCGCTCAAAAGCGCCAAGCAAGCCCGCTTCCTGAATGAGAAAGTTCCCGGTATTACAATCCGCCGGGAAATCATTGATCGGGTTGAGGCGGGTGGCCGTGAAGCAGGCGTTGAAATCGCGCAGGAGCTGTACTATGCTCTGAAGCCCCATGTGGCGGGGGTTCACCTGTATCCCCTCAACAACCTGCAAACGGTTTATGATGTGCTGGAAATCAAAGTAGAGCCTTCCATCGCGCTGTGAACCGGTAACATGTAGAAGTCTATCAGGTAACGTCTACTTTTGTCGAATCTATTGAATAGTCTTTCAATTTGGCGGTACGATAGTTTTGTACTGCCTTTTTCTATTCTACCAGGGGGGATTCTATGAGAGTTAGAGCTTTGGCTTTGGCATCCGCAGTGATGCTGGCAAGCGCTTCTCCGGCACTCGCCAGGGTGCCCGGGGTGGACGACAAGATGCTGGGGGCCACCCAGGGTATGGTGGCTGTCTCCCATCCGTTGGCTGCTCAAGCGGGAAAGGAGATTCTGGCAAAAGGCGGCAACGCGGTGGACGCGGCTGCGGCGATCCAACTGTCACTGAATGTGGTCGAACCGATGATGTCGGGAATCGGCGGCGGCGGGTTCATGATGATTTATCTCAAGGACCAGAACAAGATCACCATCCTGGACAGCCGGGAAATGGCGCCGAAAAACGTCGACCCCAAACTGTTTCTCGACAAGGACGGCAAGCCCGTTCCCTGGTTTGAACGCCATACCGGCGGCAAAGCGGTGGGCGTACCCGGAACCCTGAAAGGAGTGGAAACGGCTCTTGCAAAGTATGGCACCATGAAATTGGCGGATGTGATCGACCCGGCCATTGCCTACGCGGAGAATGGGGTTCCCGTTAACTGGGCAACCGCCATGTACATTAAGGATGACGTCAAAAAGCTGCAGCAATACGGCACTGCAGGCCAGGTATTCGTGCCAAACGGTACGCCGTTGCAGGAAGGCGATCTGCTGGTACAGCCCGACTTGGCCAAAACCCTGAAGCTGATCAAGGAGAAGGGATCGGATGTGCTTTACAACGGGGAGGTCGGCGAAGCGCTGGTGGCCGAGGTGCAAAAGCGCGGCGGCACCATGACGATGGAAGACCTCCGAAACTACACCGTGAAGGAAAGAGAACCGGTTCGGGGCACATACAGGGGCTATGAGATTGCCTCCATGTCGCCGCCCAGCTCGGGTGGTTTGACGATCCTGCAGATCCTGAAACTGATGGAAGGATACGATGTGCAGAAAATGGGCCTCAACTCTGCCGATTACCTGCACCGTTTGATTGAAGCCATGCATCTGGCCTATGCGGACCGCGCCCAGTACATGGCGGATGAAGACTTCTATCCGGTTCCGAAGAAAGGTCTGATTGATGAGAACTACATCAAGGAAAGACGGAAACTGATCAATCCGAACCAGGCATCCAACGCTGTCAAGGCAGGCGATCCCTGGAAGTATGAAGGCAAGGCTCCGGGTGCCTCACAGGCGGATTTGGAAGAGAAGCCCGTGGGGCAGACGACCCATTTTTCCGTGATGGACAAATGGGGCAACATGGTGGCCTATACCAC
This portion of the Effusibacillus lacus genome encodes:
- the ggt gene encoding gamma-glutamyltransferase, with the translated sequence MRVRALALASAVMLASASPALARVPGVDDKMLGATQGMVAVSHPLAAQAGKEILAKGGNAVDAAAAIQLSLNVVEPMMSGIGGGGFMMIYLKDQNKITILDSREMAPKNVDPKLFLDKDGKPVPWFERHTGGKAVGVPGTLKGVETALAKYGTMKLADVIDPAIAYAENGVPVNWATAMYIKDDVKKLQQYGTAGQVFVPNGTPLQEGDLLVQPDLAKTLKLIKEKGSDVLYNGEVGEALVAEVQKRGGTMTMEDLRNYTVKEREPVRGTYRGYEIASMSPPSSGGLTILQILKLMEGYDVQKMGLNSADYLHRLIEAMHLAYADRAQYMADEDFYPVPKKGLIDENYIKERRKLINPNQASNAVKAGDPWKYEGKAPGASQADLEEKPVGQTTHFSVMDKWGNMVAYTTTIEAVFGSGIMVPGYGFMLNNEMTDFDATPGGVNQVEPGKRPRSSMSPTMILKDGKPFMAVGSPGGPTIITSVAQTILNVIDHKLPIQEAILAPRIYSSTYPNVRWEAGIEQDVILQLMAKGHVFDEKPENIGNVQAVIFDYENGIIYGGADDTREGTVLGVDRVSFRMLQPQSAPQREKGPFNLQVNGAQYPYYADQKVLKEGTSYILADKLMLGLGAANQEEFKPYIVEMDGKSYLPVRKVAEMLGYKVSWSHADSTVLLEKARPAASTEMQDYYKDDKYQITK